GCGCGCCAAGAGGATTCTTGCCGAACACGAGAAGGCGCTCCACAATATGTCGAACGAGCTTACCAAGGTAGAGACGATAGAACGCAAAGAGTTCGAAGACCTGCTCATCTTGAACGGCATCAAGCCGAAGAAACTCCCTGATAATCTGCCCGTGTCAGAACCGGTGGTTATAACGCCGGAAACATAAAGCGATGCGCGTCCGTTACGTGTACGCTTTAGTGTTCGTACTCATTGCCTCAATAGGCTTTTTCGGTTTGCAAGATGCCGGTGTCGTAAATCTAAGTTCCGCCTATTCCTATCTTGCCGGCATTTTCTTCGCCGAGAAGATTACTCCCGACGCGATACGTTCCGAATACGCAAATAGCTCGCTTAAAGTTCTGATTGTACCAGGCCATGAAAAAGACACCGGCGGTACGGAATATAAAAATCTCAAAGAGCGCGAACTCGTGCTCCAGCTCGGGAAGTATCTCCAGGAGGAGTTGAATAAAGACACTCATCTCACGTCTCAAATTACCAGAGACGGATCCGGCGACTTCACTCAATGGTTCAAAGATTACATAGCGGAGGGCAGTATTGACGTTAAGGTTTTTACCACCTCGGCAAAAGTTAAGACTGCGCAAGCTATAATTCAAGGACTTTTCACGCCGACTACAGGGGTCGAACATAACACCGCGCCCGGTCCGACCGCGCTTGTTCTCTACGGCATCAATAAATATGCGAACGAACATGCTGTCGATTTGGTACTACACTTACATCTGAACGATTACCCGAGACGATATACAAATCAGCCCGGTAAATATACCGGATTCGCGATTTATATACCAGAAAGTCAGCTTCCGAACACCCGTTCGAGTAAGGCCATAGGAGATAGTATTGCCAGAGAATTGGCGCATATCGAGCCTAGGAGCAGTTATAAAAAAGAGCAGCCGGCCTTGGTCGAAGACCAAGAGCTCATCGCCATCGGCTCCTATGGTACGCGCGATGGCGCGTCATTGCTTATCGAGTACGGCTATATTTATGAGAAGAAATTTACAGATCTCAAACTCCGGGACAAAACTTTGCGCGACCTGGCCCACGCTACCTACCTCGGAATCGAAGATTACTTTAATCAAAAGGTCGCATTGTCTACGACGCGATAGTTTGATAAGCTTACATCCTAACCGCCCTTAGCTCAGTTGGTAGAGCAAGCGTCTTATACACGCTGGGTCCTTGGTTCGAGTCCAAGAGGGCGGACTGATTTATTAAAGAAATGAAGAAAATATTTCTGATACACGGATTTGAAGGTGAGCCGAACGGAGGATGGAGACCATGGCTCATGGGCGAACTTGCCAAATACGGCGTGTACGCTTGCGCTTTACCAATGCCATCGCCAGAAAAGCCTATCTGTAAAGACTGGCTTGCAATGATTGATTACTGCATCGGTAAACCGAATAAAGATACGTATTTAGTCGGCCACAGTCTGGGTGTGCCGGCGATTCTAAGATATTTGGAAAAAACAAAAGTAAAAATAGGCGGTGCCGTTCTGGTCTCCGGACCTATTAAAACAAAAAAAGGATACAGGAACGGTAAACTCGATACATTCTTTGCGCAACCTTTTGATTTAAAATTGATAAAAAGGAAAGCGAGCAAGTTCACTGTAATTCACGGAGACAACGATCAGCTTGTGGATATTACGCAAGATGAGGAGCTAGCAAAATTGCTTTCGTGTGAATTGATAAAAGTGAAGAACGGAGGACACCTGAACGGATCAAGCGGCTTTCGTGAATTACCCCAGGCGCTTGTTGCTCTCAAAAAAATCGCGTCATTAAAACCGTTCAAGGGAACAATCTACTGATATATTATGAATGTAGTTGTATTGGCGGCGGGTGAGGGTAAACGCATGGCGGCAGACGGGATGCCGAAGGTTTTGGTACCCTTGAAGGGCAAGCCGCTTATTTCGTACGTGCTCGAGGCGATACGCGCTTCGGGCGCCGATGCTCATCCGACATTGGTTATCGGTGTCCACGCCGAGCTCGTCGAAAAAACTCTAGGCACGCAATATAATTATGTCATCCAAGCAGAACGTCTCGGCACCGGCCACGCGGTACAATGCGCGCAGGCCTTGCTTGAGCCGGAGGCCGATGACGTGCTCGTGCTCTACGGCGATCATCCGCTTGTGTCGGCGAAGATGATAAAAGATTTGGTGCGTGCACATAAGTCCGGCAATAACACGCTCACAATGGCGACGACAACCGTCCCTGATTTTAAAGATTGGTACGCCGGCTTTTACGACTTCGGCAGGATTATTCGCGCCGAGGACGGCACTTTGGAAAAGATTATAGAGAAAAAAGACGCAACGACAGAAGAACTTGAAATAAAAGAAGTGAACCCAGGCTATTATTGTTTCAAGTCTGCCTGGCTCTGGCCGGCTCTCAAAAGCATAAAGAACGACAATGCGCAGAAAGAATATTATCTCACCGATTTATTGGCGCTTGCGGTAAAAGATGAAGAAAAAATCGGCAGTGTCGAGATAGACCCCGAAGAAGCGCTCGGTGTTAATACTAGAGAACAGCTTGCCCTTGTCGAGACCTTACTTTAGCCTCACTCTAACTTTTGTAAACTCCGAGCAGTTTATCGGTGCAGGATTCTATGCTGAAATCATTTGCTCTTAACTTAGCTTCTTTAGATTTCGCTGTGCGAATCTCCGAGTTATTCAAAAGCAGAGAAACTTTTTCCGCGAATTTCTCGAGATCCTCTGGGACAAGATAACCGCCATTGTCTCCAGCCAAGGTGTCTTCGACGCCGCTTGCTTTGACGGCCACGACCGGCGTACCGCAAGCGAGCGCTTCGAGTGTGGTTAAGCCTTGAGTCTCTGTCGTCGAGGCGGAGAGAAATACTTTGGCACCCGCGACCAGAGGGAAGAGTTCGCCATGCTTGATGAATCCTGTCAGATGAATCCGGTCATGTACAGGAGAAGCTTTGACTATCTCGCGCAACTCATCTTCATACGGCCCGCCGCCGGCTATTATGAAATGAATGTCGGGGTGAGATTTCGAAACAAGCACAAAGGCCTTTACCAAAAACGCAAGATTCTTTTCTCTGCCTATCCGACTCATACTCATAATATAAGGGTAGGCTTTTGGTTGTGGTTGCAAATTATCGAAATCATCAAAATTGACCCCCGATGGCAAGACATGCACAGGAACACTCACGCCATAATCCGTAAGCAGGCGTTTGACGGCGGTTGAGGGAGCGATGCAGGCATCGTGGCGGTTCATATAGATAGCCACGAACTTCTTTACGCCGTACTTGCTGATTATCTCCGGCGCAGGGAAGTAGTGCAGATATTCCTCAAGATTTGTGTGATAAGTGTGCACAGAACGGATACCGAAGAGTCGGGCCGCGCCGATACCAAGCAGGCCGATAGAACCCGGCGTATGGGTATGAATAACATCGAACTTCTCTTTCCTGATATTATTGACGAGTCGCGGGTCGTAAGGCAAGCTTAGTCTGAAGTCGGGGTAGGCGTAGTATGATAAAGAGGGAATGCGCGTGTTGTCCGGATGTGCAGTATGTTCTTCTCTAAAAAAAGCATTCTTGGGCGAATATATCTTTACCGTGTGTCCGCGCTTCTCCAACTCGGCCGTGTAAGTCTTAATGGAGCTGACGATGCCGTCGATCTTGGGCTCGTAAGTGTCCGTGAACATCCCGATATGCATGGGGTAATAATACCATAAAATCAGTGCCTTTTCTCGCCAATAGAATTCATGGTAGGATATACCATATGGCCAATATAGAAGGCAATAATCAATCAGAAACAAAGTGGGCTATTTGGGGCCCGCTAGTGAATGGCGTAGAAACCTTTATAAGAGACGGCCATCTTGATGACATTAAGCCAGAATTACCAAAAGAACAACAAGGGTATTTGTCACATATCGGGCTACTGATGTTGGACTATCAGCCAGTTGTCGACAAAGGCGAGACAGAAGAAGAAAAAAGAGCTTCCGCAAGCATGCAGAGATATACGAAAGTCATTGCTGACATTTTCCAAAAAGAAAATCATAAAATCAGCGCAGAGGAACTCTCAGAATTAAAAACCGCTCTGGCCGAACTCCGCGAATCACTACGAGAGCTTGTTTCTACTCCAAATGGGTAAGTTTTGAGTTTTTCCCCAATTTCGGAGGTCCGACCTCCGAAATTCGTGTTATCATGATGGATATGGAGCGCATATTGGAAACCGACTGTTTTTACCATATCTATAACCGAGGCACGAACAAGCAGGAAATTTTTCACGACGAAAGTGACTATCTTCGGTTTGTTCACTATCTTTATGTTTGTAACGACCGCGCATTGATGGAGAAGGTCTTCGCCGAATCAATAATCGGAGGTCCGACCTCCGAAAATTCTCATAAACGGGAATTGTTGGTTGATGTTGTCTGTTTCGCTCTTATGCCGAACCACTTTCATCTCATGCTGAATCAGAGGAAAGATGGCGGAGTAAGCAAGTTCATGCAAAAGCTTTGCACTGCGTACACCATGTACTATAATCATCGTTATAAACGCACCGGCGTATTATTCCAGGGAAAGTACAAAAGCATACCCGTACTTGATGAGCAGTACCTGCCAATCCTAGTGCGATACATTCACTTAAATCCTGTCGAGCTTGATGTGTCAGCAACAAAAACCGAAGGCGGAATGATCTCATATCTGAAAAATTATCGCTGGTCAAGTTGCCCAGATTACCTTGGTCAGGCAAACTTTCCCTCAATCATATCAACGGACCAGTTTGCGGAGATATTTGAAGATTATGAAGAACACCAGGAATTTTTGGTCGAGAAT
Above is a window of Candidatus Paceibacterota bacterium DNA encoding:
- a CDS encoding N-acetylmuramoyl-L-alanine amidase, whose product is MRVRYVYALVFVLIASIGFFGLQDAGVVNLSSAYSYLAGIFFAEKITPDAIRSEYANSSLKVLIVPGHEKDTGGTEYKNLKERELVLQLGKYLQEELNKDTHLTSQITRDGSGDFTQWFKDYIAEGSIDVKVFTTSAKVKTAQAIIQGLFTPTTGVEHNTAPGPTALVLYGINKYANEHAVDLVLHLHLNDYPRRYTNQPGKYTGFAIYIPESQLPNTRSSKAIGDSIARELAHIEPRSSYKKEQPALVEDQELIAIGSYGTRDGASLLIEYGYIYEKKFTDLKLRDKTLRDLAHATYLGIEDYFNQKVALSTTR
- a CDS encoding alpha/beta hydrolase; translation: MKKIFLIHGFEGEPNGGWRPWLMGELAKYGVYACALPMPSPEKPICKDWLAMIDYCIGKPNKDTYLVGHSLGVPAILRYLEKTKVKIGGAVLVSGPIKTKKGYRNGKLDTFFAQPFDLKLIKRKASKFTVIHGDNDQLVDITQDEELAKLLSCELIKVKNGGHLNGSSGFRELPQALVALKKIASLKPFKGTIY
- a CDS encoding NTP transferase domain-containing protein, giving the protein MNVVVLAAGEGKRMAADGMPKVLVPLKGKPLISYVLEAIRASGADAHPTLVIGVHAELVEKTLGTQYNYVIQAERLGTGHAVQCAQALLEPEADDVLVLYGDHPLVSAKMIKDLVRAHKSGNNTLTMATTTVPDFKDWYAGFYDFGRIIRAEDGTLEKIIEKKDATTEELEIKEVNPGYYCFKSAWLWPALKSIKNDNAQKEYYLTDLLALAVKDEEKIGSVEIDPEEALGVNTREQLALVETLL
- a CDS encoding glycosyltransferase produces the protein MHIGMFTDTYEPKIDGIVSSIKTYTAELEKRGHTVKIYSPKNAFFREEHTAHPDNTRIPSLSYYAYPDFRLSLPYDPRLVNNIRKEKFDVIHTHTPGSIGLLGIGAARLFGIRSVHTYHTNLEEYLHYFPAPEIISKYGVKKFVAIYMNRHDACIAPSTAVKRLLTDYGVSVPVHVLPSGVNFDDFDNLQPQPKAYPYIMSMSRIGREKNLAFLVKAFVLVSKSHPDIHFIIAGGGPYEDELREIVKASPVHDRIHLTGFIKHGELFPLVAGAKVFLSASTTETQGLTTLEALACGTPVVAVKASGVEDTLAGDNGGYLVPEDLEKFAEKVSLLLNNSEIRTAKSKEAKLRANDFSIESCTDKLLGVYKS
- a CDS encoding transposase, which translates into the protein MERILETDCFYHIYNRGTNKQEIFHDESDYLRFVHYLYVCNDRALMEKVFAESIIGGPTSENSHKRELLVDVVCFALMPNHFHLMLNQRKDGGVSKFMQKLCTAYTMYYNHRYKRTGVLFQGKYKSIPVLDEQYLPILVRYIHLNPVELDVSATKTEGGMISYLKNYRWSSCPDYLGQANFPSIISTDQFAEIFEDYEEHQEFLVENIGDGFMSSEKRLFIDL